A stretch of DNA from Brevibacterium ihuae:
CGAGCCCTCCGGAGTTGAGCCACGACTTCGGACGCTCGTAGGCGACGAACTGGGCGGCCCACATCTGGTGCTGGCCCACGCCCGCGGCGTAGACGCCCTCCGGCCCGGTGAGGTCGGAGATCCGGGAGATGACGTACTGCGGATCGCACAGCCCGTCCTCGTTCCTCTCATAGCCCAGCGGGAAGGTCTCCTTGAGCGAATCGAGCGACCGCCACCACGCCTCGCGCTCGTCGGCGAGCACGGATTCGTGGCGCGCCCGCAGCTCGCTGAGCAGCTCGTTCATCACCTCGGCGGCGTCGCCGACGATCGGCACGTCCGCCGTGCGGTTCTTCCCGATCTCCGCGGGGTCGATGTCGGCGTGGACGACCTTCGCGCGCGGGGCGAAGGAGTCGAGGTCACCGGTCACGCGGTCGTCGAAGCGGGCGCCGATCGCGATGAGGAGGTCGGACTTCTGGAACGCCGCGACTGCCGGAACCGAACCGTGCATCCCGGGCATCCCGAGGTGCTGGCGGTGCGAATCGGGGAACGCGCCGCGCGCCATGAGGGTGGTGGCGACGGGGATGTTCGTCGCCTCCGCGAGCGCGAGCAGCTCCTCCTCCGCGCCTGACCGGATGACGCCGCCGCCGATGTAGAACACCGGTCGGCGCGCCGCCGCGATGAGGGCCGCGGCCTCGCGGATCTGCTTGGCGTGCGGCTTGAGCACGGGCCGGTAGCCGGGCAGGTGCGGCTCGTCGGGCCACACGAAGGGCGCCTCGGCCTGCTGCGCGTCCTTGGTGACGTCGACGAGCACCGGACCCGGGCGGCCGGTCGAGGCGATCGAGTACGCGCTCATCAGGGCCTGCGGGATGTCCTCCGCCCGGGTGACGAGGAACGAGTGCTTGGTGATCGGCATCGTCATGCCGACGATGTCGGCCTCCTGGAAGGCATCGGTGCCGAGCAGGGTCGACGACTGCTGACCGGTGATCGCGAGGAGCGGGACGGAGTCCATGTGCGCATCGGCGATCGCGGTGACGAGGTTCGTCGCGCCCGGGCCCGAAGTGGCCATGCACACGCCCACCCGTCCGGTGGCCGCGGCGAAGCCCTCGGCGGCATGGCCGGCTCCCTGCTCGTGCCTCACGAGGATGTGGTTGATCTTCTCGGAGTCGAGCAGCGGATCGTAGGTCGGCAGGATCGTGCCGCCGGGCAGGCCGAAGACAGTATCGACGCCGAGCAGCTCGAGGCTGCGGATGATCGCCTGCGCGCCGGTGAGGACCTCGGCGGTCGAACGGTCCTGCCGGTGGGCCGGTGCGGGTGCGGTGGGGACGGGTGCGCCTGCGGGCGCGGGTGCGGTCGGCTTGGCTGTCCGGCGGGAATGCGCGGCGCGGCCCGGAGTCCCGGGCCCTCCCGGTCCGCCGGACGATGCTGAGGCTGCCAACATGACTCCTTCATCGTGTTCTCAACTGGCCCCCGCATGAGAAACGCCCCTGTCCGGTTTCCGGGAGGGGCGCGCGGGACGTCGTCTGAGCGACAGCTACGGGTTCACCGCGCGCTGTGTAATGACGACGACAAGGTTCTGCATGTGCCCACAGTACCCGCGCACCGGTCCCCCGTGTCAAATGGCGGCGCCCGCATCTCGATCATCGAGACGGCTGTCCCGCGCGTCGGGCCGCCGGGCGATGCGGGCAGGGCGGCCGGCTTCTGCCCCTCCGCGCCGCGCGACAGGCCCCCGGGTCCCGGAGTAGGCTGGTCTGCCGTGCGCCCCCTCCTCCGCTTCTGGCCGGACATCCGGCGGAAGCTCCACGTCTACCTCACGATCATCGGGCTGACCTTCGCCGCGAACGCGATCTCGCTGCTGGTGCCCGCGCTCATGGGGCGCATCGTCGACGGTCCGATCGCCGACCGCGACCTTTCCGCGCTGTGGCTCCCGATCGCCGGCGTGCTCGCGATCGGCGTCATCGAGGCGGTGGCGCTGTGGGGACGCCGGATGATCGCCGCGAAGGTCGTCTCGCAGTGGGAGATCACGTGGCGCGCCCGGATCTACGACCGGCTCCAGTACCTGTCGATCGGTGTCCACGGGTCGTGGGAGTCCGGCCAGCTGCTGTCCCGGGCCATCAACGACATGACCCAGCTGCGCCGCTTCTTCGCCTTCGGCGCGCCGTTCATCGTCTCCACCCCGTTCGTCATCGCCGTCGGCATCATCGTCCTCACGGTCATGGAGCCCGCGTTCGGGCTCATCGCGGTGCTCATGGCGATCCCCATGCTGCTCGGCGTCATCGCCTTCAACGCGCGCTACCAGCTCGCCTCCCGCGAGGCGCAGGACACCATGGGCGTGATCTCCACCCAGGTCGAGGAGTCCGTCCAGGGCATCCGGGTGATCAAGGCCTTCGGCCGCGCGCCGTGGGTCACCGAGCGGTTCGAGGCGATCTCCGAGCACCTCCGCACGATCGAGGTCCGCAAGGCGTTCCTCGATTCGTGGATGTGGGCGGGCACGATGACGCTGCCGCGCCTCGCGATGGCCGCGGTGGTCGCGGTCGGCGCCTGGGGCGTGCTCGCCGGCTGGACCACGGTGGGCACCGTGGTGGCCGGGGTGACCCTGATGATGGTGCTCCGCATCCCGGTGGAG
This window harbors:
- a CDS encoding acetolactate synthase large subunit; protein product: MLAASASSGGPGGPGTPGRAAHSRRTAKPTAPAPAGAPVPTAPAPAHRQDRSTAEVLTGAQAIIRSLELLGVDTVFGLPGGTILPTYDPLLDSEKINHILVRHEQGAGHAAEGFAAATGRVGVCMATSGPGATNLVTAIADAHMDSVPLLAITGQQSSTLLGTDAFQEADIVGMTMPITKHSFLVTRAEDIPQALMSAYSIASTGRPGPVLVDVTKDAQQAEAPFVWPDEPHLPGYRPVLKPHAKQIREAAALIAAARRPVFYIGGGVIRSGAEEELLALAEATNIPVATTLMARGAFPDSHRQHLGMPGMHGSVPAVAAFQKSDLLIAIGARFDDRVTGDLDSFAPRAKVVHADIDPAEIGKNRTADVPIVGDAAEVMNELLSELRARHESVLADEREAWWRSLDSLKETFPLGYERNEDGLCDPQYVISRISDLTGPEGVYAAGVGQHQMWAAQFVAYERPKSWLNSGGLGTMGYSVPAAMGAKVGQPDRVVWAIDGDGCFQMTNQELATCVINNIPIKVAIINNSSLGMVRQWQTLFYDGRYSHSDLNTGHNSVRVPDFVKLAEAYGCVGIRVDRNEDVDAAVQRALEIDDRPVVIDFTVPADAMVWPMVAAGVSNDEIQYARDIRPDFGGEELEEGV